The genomic segment CGCCGCGCAGCTGCGCCAGCTCGGCGTCCGGAAGGCCGAGCAGCTCACGGCCGTTCCACGTGACGCTTCCGGAGGTCTCTGCGCCGTCGGGCAGCAGCCCGAGGATCGCGAGGGCGGTGAGCGATTTTCCGGAGCCCGACTCGCCGATCAGCCCGATGCGGGCGCCGTCGGGGACGGCGAAGGACACGCCGTCGACCAGCCGGCGGCCGCCGATCTCGACGGTGAGCTCCCGCACCTCGAGGGTCACGAGACCACCTCCGGGATGTGCAGGCGCGCCCGCCGGGTCGCGAACGGGCTGCGCGAGAGCGTCGGATCGGTCGCCTCGCGCAGACCATCGCCCAGGAGGTTGAGCCCCAGCACGGTGAGCGTGATGGCCAGACCCGGCCACACCACCGACAGCGGATGCACCGTGATGAACTGCTGCAGCTCGGCCAGGAGCAGGCCCCACGAGGGCTCGGTCACCGGTGCGCCGAAGCCGAGGTACGAAAGACCGGCCTCGGCCAGGACCGCCACCGCCATGGCCCACGACAGCTGCACGATGAAGACCGGCGCGACGTTGGGCAGAAGGTGCCGCCACAGGTTCTGCGCGGGCGTGAGGCCGCAGGCCCGGCCGGCGAGCACGAAGTCGCTGTGCAGCACCCGCCGCAGCTCCGGCCGGGTCACGCGCGCGATGTTGACGCCGAAGCCGATGCCGACAGCCCAGATCACGACCCACAGCGACCCGCCCCAGACCGCGGCGATCATCATGGCGATGATGAGCACGGGGAACGCGATCAGGATGTCCACGAGGACCGCGACGGACTCCCGCACCCACCGCGCGGTCAGCGCGCCGAGTGCTGCGAGCGCGATGCCGATCACGGTGGCGACCAGCCCCGCGCCCACGGCGACCACGACCGTCGTGCGGGCGCCCGCCATCACCAGGCTCAGGATGTCGCGACCTGCCCCGTCGGTGCCGAGCAGGTGCGGCCATCCCGGCGGCGACCAGCGGCCCGAGATGTCGACCTGCTGCGGGTCGAACGGCGTCCAGAACCGCGCCACGACGGCGGTGACGACGACGACGCCGACGACGATCAGCCCGAACCTCCCGGTCGACAGCGCCCACAGTCGCGGGAGCCACGCCCACCGCGAGCGGCGCCGAGCCGGAGCGGCTGCGGCGGGAGCGGCATCCGCGCTTCCGGGATCCGTGCTCGTGGAAGGGATCATGTCGCCTCTCGCTGCCGGGGGTCGATGCCGCGATGCACGAGGTCGACCACGAAGCCCACGACGAGCACGAAGCCGGTGAGTGCCAGCAGCTCGCCCTGCACCATCGGCAGGTCGCGCGCGGCGACGTCGGCGACGAGCATGCGACCGATGCCGGGCAGCGAGAACAGCTGCTCGATGACGACCGCGCCGACGATGATTCCCGCGACCTGAAGGCCCAGCACCGTGATGACCGACAGGCCGACGACCGGCAGGCCGTGGCGGATGAGCGCTTGATCGCGGGTGAGACCCTTCGCGGCGGCGGTGCGGACGAAGTCCTGCCCGACGGCCTGCAGCGTGGCGCTGCGCACGAATCGCAGCAGCATCGCGCCCTCGACGATGCCGATGGTCAGCGCCGGCAGGATGAGCGCCCGCAGCGCCGCGGCGGGGTCGTCCCACCCTGCCCGCGGGAACCCCTGCGCCGGCAGCCACCCGAGCCACACCGCGAAGACGACCACGAGCATCATGCCCGCCCAGACCACCGGCACCGCGGCGAGCGCCTGCGCGCCGACGCTGAGCGCCGTCCCCTCGGCGCGGCCGCGGCGCATCGCCGACAGCACGCCTAGCGGCACGCTGATGACGACGGCGATGAGCAGCGAGAGCACTCCCAGCGGGACCGTCACCTCGGCCTTCTGCGCGAGCTGGTCGACGACCCTCGAGCCGGTGAGGAGCGAGGTGCCGAGGTCGCCGCGGAAGAGTCCGCCGATCCACTCCAGGTACTGCGCCGGCAGCGGGCGGTCAAGGCCCAGGCGCTCACGGATCGCGTCCTGCTGGGCGGGGGTGGAGCCGACCCCGGCGATCACCGAGGCGACGTCTCCGGGAAGCACGCGGAGCGTCACGAAGATCAGCACGCTGGCGACGAGGAGCCCGAGCAGGAGCAGGGCGAATCGGGTCAGCGCGTAGCGGATCACCCGTTGCTCTTGGCGATCTCGGCGACGTCGAGGCGCTCGTTCACATTGATCGAGGGCATACCGGTGATGTTAGTGCCGACCGCGATCACCGAGGCGCCGTTGTAGAGCCAGTCCGCCGCGTGATCCTCGGCGACGATGCGGGCGGCATCCTGCAGCAGGTCGGCCGCCTCGGCTTCGTCGGTCGCCGCGAGGGACTGCGCGTAAAGCTCCTGCACCTCGGGGTTGTCGTAGGTGAAGTAGTAGTCCGGGTTCGCCCAGTTCTCGAAGTCGCGGGCCTCGGTGTGCAGGACGAAGCTGAGGTCGTAGTCCTGGTTCGTGTACACGTCGGTGAGCCAGGTGGTGAAATCCACCGACTCCACCTCGAGCGTGATGCCGACCTCGTCCAGGTCCGACACGAGGATCTGCGGGATGGTGGTCGGGTAGAAGTTGGGGATGGTCAGCGTCAGCTCGAGGTCGTCGGCGCCGGCCTCCTCCAGGAGGGCGCGGGCCGCCTCGGGGTCGTACGGCGCGACGTCGGAGAGGTCCTCGTAGCCGGGATCGAGCTCGGGGATGGGGCCGTACTGCGTCTGGCCCGCCGCGAGGGCCTCCACGATGGCGTCGTGGTCGATGGCCTGCCGGATCGCCTGGCGCACCCGCTTGTCCTCCAGCGGGCTGCCGTCGGTCTGGTTGAAGGCGAGCGTGCCCTTGTCGGTCGACTGACCGAGGACCATCGCGAAGTCGCCGTTCGCCTCGACCTGCTCGCGCAGGTTCGCATCGAAGCCCGTCAGCACGTCGATCTCGCCGGCGAGGGCCGCGTTGAGGGCCGCCTGGTTGTCGGGGATGTAGTCGAAGACCACCTCGGCGGCGCCGGACGGGTCGCCCCAGTAGGCCTCGTTGCGCGTGAAGGTGATGCTGTCGCCCTGCCGCCAGTCGGCCAGCACGAAGGGCCCCGTGCCGTTGGCGCCGGTCTGATAGTCGACGGTGTCGCCCTCCTTCAGGACGATGCCCGCGCGGCCGGTGAGGTTCCACAGCAGAGTGGAGTCAGGGTCGCTGAGGGTGAGGATGACGTCCTGACCGTCCGCCTCGATCGTCGAGACGTTCGCGAGGCGGGCCGAGTCACGCCACTCCGGGGTGTCACGCCGCGTGGTCAGCGACCACACCACGTCCTGCGGGGTGAGCTGCTGGCCGTCGTGGAAGGTGACGCCCTCGCGCACCGTGAACGTGTAGGTGAGACCGTCGGGCGAGACGGTCC from the Microbacterium atlanticum genome contains:
- a CDS encoding ABC transporter substrate-binding protein, which codes for MLRRTSLVAASLLVAGGLALTACSGGGAQPTPTAVGEPDPDASVAIRLVLEPGNLDIRETAGSALDQILVDNIYQGLVARTPEQDIVPALASDWTVSPDGLTYTFTVREGVTFHDGQQLTPQDVVWSLTTRRDTPEWRDSARLANVSTIEADGQDVILTLSDPDSTLLWNLTGRAGIVLKEGDTVDYQTGANGTGPFVLADWRQGDSITFTRNEAYWGDPSGAAEVVFDYIPDNQAALNAALAGEIDVLTGFDANLREQVEANGDFAMVLGQSTDKGTLAFNQTDGSPLEDKRVRQAIRQAIDHDAIVEALAAGQTQYGPIPELDPGYEDLSDVAPYDPEAARALLEEAGADDLELTLTIPNFYPTTIPQILVSDLDEVGITLEVESVDFTTWLTDVYTNQDYDLSFVLHTEARDFENWANPDYYFTYDNPEVQELYAQSLAATDEAEAADLLQDAARIVAEDHAADWLYNGASVIAVGTNITGMPSINVNERLDVAEIAKSNG
- a CDS encoding ABC transporter permease; protein product: MIPSTSTDPGSADAAPAAAAPARRRSRWAWLPRLWALSTGRFGLIVVGVVVVTAVVARFWTPFDPQQVDISGRWSPPGWPHLLGTDGAGRDILSLVMAGARTTVVVAVGAGLVATVIGIALAALGALTARWVRESVAVLVDILIAFPVLIIAMMIAAVWGGSLWVVIWAVGIGFGVNIARVTRPELRRVLHSDFVLAGRACGLTPAQNLWRHLLPNVAPVFIVQLSWAMAVAVLAEAGLSYLGFGAPVTEPSWGLLLAELQQFITVHPLSVVWPGLAITLTVLGLNLLGDGLREATDPTLSRSPFATRRARLHIPEVVS
- a CDS encoding ABC transporter permease; translation: MIRYALTRFALLLLGLLVASVLIFVTLRVLPGDVASVIAGVGSTPAQQDAIRERLGLDRPLPAQYLEWIGGLFRGDLGTSLLTGSRVVDQLAQKAEVTVPLGVLSLLIAVVISVPLGVLSAMRRGRAEGTALSVGAQALAAVPVVWAGMMLVVVFAVWLGWLPAQGFPRAGWDDPAAALRALILPALTIGIVEGAMLLRFVRSATLQAVGQDFVRTAAAKGLTRDQALIRHGLPVVGLSVITVLGLQVAGIIVGAVVIEQLFSLPGIGRMLVADVAARDLPMVQGELLALTGFVLVVGFVVDLVHRGIDPRQREAT